The genomic DNA ACGACATCTCCCGCGTAAAAATCAATCGTATCTTTGCGTTGCGTTTTATTGAACGCGATTACTTCACTTCGCATAAAAATATATAGTTAAAAATAAGATGGAAAATCGGTTGATTTTTTGTTTCAGAACACAAAAAATGCCTGCCATTACAGCCATAGCGCACCCCTTGTAAAACCTTTCACCATCATAGAGGAAAAAGCATTTTTCGTCAATAGTTCCCTGAATAAAGTAAAAACCGCCGGATCGTGATCCTAGCGGTTTAGTTCCTGGAGTGCTTGCAAGACGATTTCTCTTGCAGAGCATTTCGTCAAAAAATCAATGTGTAGCCACCATTCTCCTTGTGGAGAAAAGATGTTTTGTGAAAGAGAGATAAAAATACTCTCATCTGAAAATTTTCTTTTTTCGTGAAGAAGCGTACGCTCCATCACCTCTTCCACATTCGCATTACCCTGCGTGTACACGCGGTAGATCCTTGCGCCAATCCTTGCAAGGATATATTCCGCATTGCGTTCCGTCGTACGAATGCACACGCCCTGTGCATTAAATTCGATGATCATATGATCCTCCTGTCCAAAATTAAAGAACGTAAATTCATAACAGGATATTATAGATCATAATTCTGATTTTGTCAAGAGCTGGCTTCATGTTTCACGAAACCAGCTCTTATGCCTTTTATCAAACAAAAAGACTGGTCAGAACCGTAGTGATTACGCCTCCAACAAATAATCCGATTGTTCCGGAGATTGCAGGACAGGGATCATTGTGATGTCTACTCCATGTGAAAAACCTCCACCCACACGCAAGCGCAACGATCACCACGACACCTATCCGTATTACATCTCGATCTGCGATCCATTCCATTCTTTCCTCCTCTGTTTTCTTGACGTATGATTTCTCCTTTATATTGCCCACGGTACCATCAAAAAACAAAATAATCAAGGCTTCATCAATCATTGATGATTTCCTCCATCTTTACATTGATCACGCCCGCGCCAAGCGATGCGATCTTTTCAAATGCCACTTTATCCAAGTCGATGATACGGCCGGCAACAAAAGGCCCACGATCATTGATACGCACGATCACAGACTTTCCATTCTCTTGATTGGTCACGCGCGCATACGAGCCGATCGGCATCCATGGATTTGCCGCACTGAGCGTCCCTGTGTGAGCATACCATGAGCATGCTCCCGTATGCTTCTTACCCACCACAACCTTTGTACCCTGCACCACTATCTCGGTCACAGGCTCTTTGGTCACGGTTTCGCTTTTGACATCGCGCGCCACTTCTTCCCCATTATGATATGCCACTTCATAGATAATTTCTTTTGCACCATTTTCTCCTTTTTGCTTTGTAAAACGCTTGAGAAAATTCACCGTGTCATCTTCATTTTCTTCCGTTTTAAATGGGATCTTTTTTGTCACGGTTTCTTCTTTGATGATCACGCGGATGATCGTCGCCTCCATGTCACCATAGACCACCACATCTTTTGCCGGTTTGACGATATCATCCTTTGCGATCGTCACACCGCCACGAATTATCGCTTGTAACAAATTATCACGAAATGTGTGGATCTCCTTCTTGTTATCATCAACTTCCACCGTGACTACATGATCACGATCGATCGTGATCACATCATCATCAAACACCGCCATGTCCCGCGCAGGAAAAACACGATCACGCTCTCCGATCGACGGATCATAATATGCCAGCACATCCGCAACAGTCTTGGCGGGCACATCACGCAAATCGGTCTTGCGACCATCATCATTGATCACAATATGATGCATGTCGGACGATTGCACAAATTGATGCGCCGGACGCAGAAAAAGTGCCCCTGCAATCACGCCGACAATACCGCACAAAACAACCCCAAAAGCCACTTTTTGAATCAATTTTCTCCGCACCCGTTTATGCATACTCCCACTATTATATATGAATACAACAAAAAAATATATCCACATGCTTTAAAATTTGCAGAAAACATGGTACATTTGCACTGTATGTTAGTAGGTGTTTTGCAACACCAAAAGCTCACTTAATACGCGTATTTGAACACATTATCTACCCACAAATTTGCACAATGACCGGTTATGGCAAATGTCGCTTCGTTCATCTTTATTTATTTTATAGAGAAAAAATAAGGCGTTTTCCTCACTATGCTACGAAAGCTGTTTATATTTAATTAATACGTGAAGTATTATGAACGAGATGCAGATAAATAATACACTAAAAACTTTGGTAAAGTTGATTGTCAAGAATAAACAAAATATTATTGATAGCAACCAACAAGACACCTCTGCTTGTTCAAATATTGATGAATCAATGCTTGATAGATTAAGAATTGATGAAAATAAAATTTCAGGGATGATCGAATCTATTAATCAGACAGCAAAACTGGCAAATCCAAAAGGGAGAACTCTGTATACCTACCAACATGAAAACGGTTTAAAGATAGAGAATAAAACAGTTCCGTTTGGTAAAATTCTGATCATTTATGAGTCAAGGCCTGATGTCACAATTGAAGCCACTGCTACCGCTTTTAAAGCCGGAAATAAAGTTTTATTGAAAGGAGGCAAAGAATCCAGGAATACTAATATTTTTTTGGTAAAACTCTGGCAAGAAGCCCTATTTCTAAATGGATTGGATAAAAATCATATAATCTACCTAGACATCAACAGAAAAAAAATGCAAGATGTGATTAGGGACAACAGCTATCAAATTGATTTGATTATCCCAAGAGGAGGGGAGGGGCTTATTAACTTTGTTACCCAAAATACCAATATTCCTGTAATAATAAGTGGCAGGGGAAATAATTTTTTGTATGTAGACAAAGAATCCGATTTTGATATGGCTATCAAAATTATACTAAATGGGAAACAACGAGTGAGTGTATGCAATGCCTTGGATAAAGTTCTCATTAATCAAGATGTGCCTGATATAAAATCAAAAATATTGAGCTTGGTCAACAGCCTAAAAACTAACAATATTGAAATATTAGGATCTAAAAATATATGTGAATTGAATAATCAAATACAAGAAATTGAGGATGAATCAATGTTCGGTGAAGAATTTTTGTCTTTCAAAATATTGCTAATCTTAGTAAATAATATCGATGAAGCCATGGGCATGACAAACAAATACTCTGGTGGGCATTCAGCAAGTATAATCACTACAAACAATAAAACTGCAGAAAAATTTCAAAATGAAGTCGATTGTGCGGCTGTTTATCACAATGCTTCAACGAGATTTACCGATGGTGGTCAATTCGGATTTGGTGCTGAAATAGCAATAAGCACACAAAAATTACATTTTAGAGGTCCCATTGGAATAAATCAATTGGTCACGAACAAATGGTTTATTTATGGTAAGGGACAAATACGAAATTAATCTTTTATCTAACAGATGTTAACTTATGAAAAAGAAATTAATCCTGAAAATTGGGACATCAACCCTTACAGCTGGCACAAATAGAATTTCATACGCAAAAATTGAAGATGTCGCAAGGCAAATAATTGCGCTAAAAAATGATTATGATTTTGTTTTGGTTTCTTCCGGAGCCATTGCAACCGCAAAACAATTTGTTGAAATTAACGGATACAATAAACAAGTAGACTCAAAACAGGCAATGTCCGCGATAGGACAGCCCAAATTAATGAAAATCTATGATGAAATTTTCAGTAGCTTTGGACTAAATATTGCACAATGCCTTATGACTTATAGAGATTTTGAAGATAAAACAGCCAAAATAAACACCAAAAATACGATCAATAAACTTTTAGAGCACAACTATATCCCTATCATAAATGAAAATGATACAGTGGCGATTGAAGAAATTGTTTTGGGAGATAATGATAAATTATCAGCTCTTGTCGCAACAATTACGGATGCTGATTTATTGATCATCGCATCAGATATTGATGGATTATATGACCAAAATCCGCACCTTAACAAAGAAGCAAAGTTCATCAAAGAGGTAAGGGATTTAAAACATGTTGCCTCTTTTGCTAAAGAAAAAAAATCTGATCTCGGGACAGGAGGAATGACATCTAAAATTCAAGCTGCAGAAATTTGTAAAGAAAATAAAATCGAGATGTGGATTGTTAATGGAGGGAAAAACAATTTTTTGATTGATGCTCTTCATGATAAAATACCTTTTACAAAATTTAGGTTTTAAAATATGAAACACGGTTTTATAGGATTTGGAAACTTAGCAAAAGCAGTTCATCAAGGTTTAAAAAGCAATAAGGAACATTCTTTTGCCTATACATCCAAAAGTAATTCATTCGCGGAAATTCAATCATTTGAAAATCTATCGCAATTAACTTCTTTTGCGGATGTAATTTGGTTATGTGTCAAGCCTCAAAATCTTACAGAGGTATTGACGCAACTTAAAAACATTGACCTTAAAAATAAGATTATTATATCTCCTGTCGCAGGAAAGAGCATTGGTGTTATTGAAAATTATTTGGGTAAAAATGTAACCATAGTAAGAATTATGCCAAATCTTGCTATTGCATACAAAAAATCAGTAATAGCATATTGTGCAAATGCGAAACATCACAGGCTTTTAAAATCACTAAAAAAAGATT from Parcubacteria group bacterium includes the following:
- a CDS encoding G5 domain-containing protein codes for the protein MHKRVRRKLIQKVAFGVVLCGIVGVIAGALFLRPAHQFVQSSDMHHIVINDDGRKTDLRDVPAKTVADVLAYYDPSIGERDRVFPARDMAVFDDDVITIDRDHVVTVEVDDNKKEIHTFRDNLLQAIIRGGVTIAKDDIVKPAKDVVVYGDMEATIIRVIIKEETVTKKIPFKTEENEDDTVNFLKRFTKQKGENGAKEIIYEVAYHNGEEVARDVKSETVTKEPVTEIVVQGTKVVVGKKHTGACSWYAHTGTLSAANPWMPIGSYARVTNQENGKSVIVRINDRGPFVAGRIIDLDKVAFEKIASLGAGVINVKMEEIIND
- a CDS encoding glutamate-5-semialdehyde dehydrogenase yields the protein MNEMQINNTLKTLVKLIVKNKQNIIDSNQQDTSACSNIDESMLDRLRIDENKISGMIESINQTAKLANPKGRTLYTYQHENGLKIENKTVPFGKILIIYESRPDVTIEATATAFKAGNKVLLKGGKESRNTNIFLVKLWQEALFLNGLDKNHIIYLDINRKKMQDVIRDNSYQIDLIIPRGGEGLINFVTQNTNIPVIISGRGNNFLYVDKESDFDMAIKIILNGKQRVSVCNALDKVLINQDVPDIKSKILSLVNSLKTNNIEILGSKNICELNNQIQEIEDESMFGEEFLSFKILLILVNNIDEAMGMTNKYSGGHSASIITTNNKTAEKFQNEVDCAAVYHNASTRFTDGGQFGFGAEIAISTQKLHFRGPIGINQLVTNKWFIYGKGQIRN
- the proB gene encoding glutamate 5-kinase: MKKKLILKIGTSTLTAGTNRISYAKIEDVARQIIALKNDYDFVLVSSGAIATAKQFVEINGYNKQVDSKQAMSAIGQPKLMKIYDEIFSSFGLNIAQCLMTYRDFEDKTAKINTKNTINKLLEHNYIPIINENDTVAIEEIVLGDNDKLSALVATITDADLLIIASDIDGLYDQNPHLNKEAKFIKEVRDLKHVASFAKEKKSDLGTGGMTSKIQAAEICKENKIEMWIVNGGKNNFLIDALHDKIPFTKFRF
- a CDS encoding pyrroline-5-carboxylate reductase dimerization domain-containing protein; translation: MKHGFIGFGNLAKAVHQGLKSNKEHSFAYTSKSNSFAEIQSFENLSQLTSFADVIWLCVKPQNLTEVLTQLKNIDLKNKIIISPVAGKSIGVIENYLGKNVTIVRIMPNLAIAYKKSVIAYCANAKHHRLLKSLKKDLLTLGKVVELQEGHYDLFTAIFGSGPAFLLAILQTLKNKISELGISDQEANDLLIELIIGTTTYFQKNCTKKSIDDLIKNVTSKGGTTEAGLNYIKKNNLNKLFENVIIEAQKKSKEMNT